From a single Planctellipticum variicoloris genomic region:
- a CDS encoding glycosyltransferase family 2 protein: MSVSVVVPIYNEVENIPLLHRAVSDVMQQLGRPYELILVNDGSKDGSNAALERLAQADPCVKVLEFRRNYGQTAAMQAGIQAASYEVTVLLDGDLQNDPTDIPMMLDKIDEGYDLVHGWRKNRQDTFINRKLPSKVANWIISKVTGFPVHDLGCTLKAVRTEIAQELQLYGEMHRFIPILAHWRGARCVEVVTNHHPRRFGQSKYGISRTTRVILDLMTVKYLIQYVVSPMKLFGMIGLVCGLVASLAGVGTLWMKLASGVDMTGNPLLLLTCLSAMLGVQFFFMGMLGEMCSRIFFEVRGMPNYAIRRTWNVEAPAALPLSAGDRRAA, encoded by the coding sequence ATGTCCGTTTCGGTGGTCGTGCCGATCTACAACGAAGTCGAGAATATTCCCCTGCTGCATCGCGCCGTCTCCGACGTCATGCAGCAGTTGGGGCGCCCGTATGAACTGATTCTGGTCAATGACGGTTCGAAGGATGGCTCAAACGCCGCCCTGGAACGGCTGGCCCAGGCCGATCCCTGCGTCAAAGTCCTCGAATTCCGCCGGAATTACGGCCAGACTGCCGCCATGCAGGCCGGGATTCAGGCCGCTTCGTACGAAGTCACCGTCCTGCTCGACGGCGATCTCCAGAATGATCCGACCGACATCCCGATGATGCTCGATAAGATCGACGAGGGTTACGACCTCGTCCACGGCTGGCGGAAAAACCGTCAGGACACGTTCATCAATCGCAAGCTTCCGTCGAAGGTCGCCAACTGGATCATCTCGAAGGTCACCGGATTTCCGGTTCACGACCTCGGTTGCACGCTGAAAGCGGTTCGGACCGAGATCGCCCAGGAACTGCAGCTCTACGGCGAGATGCACCGCTTCATCCCCATCCTCGCCCACTGGCGCGGAGCCCGCTGCGTCGAAGTCGTCACCAATCATCACCCGCGCCGTTTCGGCCAGTCGAAGTACGGCATTTCCCGCACCACCCGGGTGATCCTCGATCTGATGACGGTGAAGTACCTGATTCAGTACGTCGTCAGCCCGATGAAGCTCTTCGGCATGATCGGACTGGTCTGCGGCCTGGTTGCGTCGCTGGCCGGTGTCGGGACTCTCTGGATGAAGCTCGCCAGCGGCGTGGACATGACCGGCAATCCGCTGCTGCTGCTGACCTGCCTCTCCGCCATGCTGGGCGTGCAGTTTTTCTTCATGGGGATGCTCGGCGAAATGTGCAGCCGGATCTTCTTCGAAGTCCGCGGCATGCCCAACTACGCCATCCGCCGGACTTGGAACGTCGAAGCCCCGGCAGCGCTGCCGCTGAGCGCCGGCGACCGCCGCGCCGCGTAA
- a CDS encoding DUF1559 domain-containing protein — protein MAARKRPGFTLIELLAVMAIVAVLAGLLVPAVQQAREAARRSQCQNQLRQLGLALHNYHDAHRVLPPGALVIGPSFRTFSGWGWGAMILPQLDQSSLYARIDFNLGTAVGSNRAVISSQVSVWRCPSDSQPDLVTVSIPGHADTAIATGNAVGSQGVLSALSSVKFAEITDGLSQTLLLGERIHIPSVAGSLTVTSSWCGFIAESDHYIFASSPYVEASGLWPINRSLTSPSSFSSRHAGGANFCFADGSARLLSESIDMRVLEALGTPGGGETVEF, from the coding sequence ATGGCAGCCCGGAAGCGGCCCGGATTCACATTGATTGAATTGCTCGCCGTGATGGCGATCGTCGCGGTGCTGGCGGGGCTGCTGGTCCCCGCGGTTCAGCAGGCGCGGGAAGCGGCCCGACGGTCACAGTGTCAGAACCAATTGCGGCAGCTTGGCCTGGCGCTGCACAACTACCACGACGCACACCGTGTCCTGCCGCCCGGCGCCCTGGTGATCGGCCCTTCGTTTCGGACGTTTTCCGGCTGGGGCTGGGGGGCGATGATCCTGCCGCAGCTCGATCAGTCGTCGCTGTATGCCCGGATCGATTTTAACCTGGGAACAGCGGTCGGCTCCAACCGGGCGGTGATCTCGTCACAAGTGTCGGTCTGGCGCTGTCCGTCGGACTCGCAGCCCGACCTGGTGACGGTATCGATTCCAGGTCACGCGGACACAGCGATTGCTACCGGCAATGCGGTCGGCAGCCAGGGAGTGCTGTCGGCGCTGTCGAGCGTGAAATTTGCCGAGATCACAGACGGGCTTTCGCAGACTTTGCTGCTGGGTGAGCGGATTCATATCCCTTCCGTCGCCGGCAGTCTGACAGTCACGTCTTCGTGGTGCGGCTTCATTGCGGAATCAGACCATTATATCTTCGCCTCATCACCGTACGTCGAAGCCTCCGGGCTCTGGCCGATCAATCGCTCGCTAACCTCCCCGAGCAGCTTCAGCAGTCGCCATGCCGGCGGGGCGAACTTCTGTTTTGCCGACGGTTCGGCGCGGCTTCTCAGCGAATCCATCGACATGCGCGTGCTGGAAGCGCTGGGGACGCCCGGCGGAGGCGAGACAGTCGAATTCTGA
- a CDS encoding PAS domain S-box protein, giving the protein MLNPGRPVQNPAEPAEVFVNDAPSSVPGKPPVKPDSPISFRWQVLRLGCLVAAAELVAHGALLIFGLPVAGWWISLLDAAILAALSGPLLAQALARQPSHSAGRALNFRVPDDPASGLRWVTLTGLGLVVALGIAMSISEQKAADSTASYGQLINLTGRQRMLSQRTARFAASPSLQTSADVDRRIQNLFATLKDLRENFDLLARLVHVETVENSAQIRRTLRLLPAMNEQYDNLVGEIRAYLDAEFDPERTAESAALVQAADAYLTTSHEMVLSLQSDFEEFLAKENRRRLAMGFLMLGTISAIYLLLIDPAIRHLRTQHRAVHARAAELHRLALVAQMTTDAVLIADDSTRIVWANAGWLRISGTDILEIEELPLLDVLSSHQGDPAGLSGIRGAIERGTGGRSELRMQSAAGEVHWVEAEIQPLHGPGGSLSGFIVMLSDITRLKSNRTQLIEQVRQLEESEESANLGHWSWEIPTGKMFWSRQVYRIHGRDESNGPPDNSDVYALYDDDSSVRLREAVDRALASGQDYDLTLKTSDLGERYLGVRGHARRDAEGRICGLHGTVRDVTVQVQADRARAESEERYRQLADSIPTMTWLSGPDKGCTDFNSAWLLFRGRPMKEELGDGWAEGLHPEDRDRCLTTYRSAFDSRLPYAATYRLRRHDGLYRWIEARGVARYSASGEFLGYAGGCVDITALKESQQQLRESEQLLEQTGEAAGVGGWELDLATQEVHWTAQTCRIHEVPVGYRPMLDEAISFYAPAARPIIRNAVEQAIASGESWDLELPLVTATGRPIWVRAVGQVEFVDGRPVRLYGAFQDITRRKTAESEAVRSSALIQGVLDAAAEFSIIAVDPQGLITIFNRGAERLLGYSAQEMIGVHTPDIIHVREEAEARGEELSRELGISVEGFRIFVEMAERTGSEQREWTYVRKDGSRFPVSLTVNVVLTSLGEVVGYLGIAQDISARKQAEELQGAANRRLEEANRRAEEMAIKAKESSRLKSEFLANMSHEIRTPMTAILGYTDLLADEVDAPLERAERLDYITTIRRNGEHLLALINDILDVSKIEAGKMTIEQVPAQPSRLLEDVRELMLVKAQAKGIRLDVRCQDGLPATIMSDPVRLKQILVNLVSNAIKFTELGRVTVTAGYDPDGPHGPMIRFDVEDTGIGMTAEQLKLLFEAFQQGDSTTTRRFGGTGLGLRISRRLAELLKGDISVRSRPGAGSVFTVQIAARLPRETTVPVPAEQPSVHQTSLPVAKCRPQPLAGVRVLFAEDGPDNQRLISFLLRKAGAEVRLFETGRCALESLTVDGSVDGALMAVPGVDLILTDMMMPEMDGYELTRRLRAKGCTLPIVALTANAMGGDGQRCLAAGCDAYASKPIEQASLIELLNSALESRAGSATLTLVRPGD; this is encoded by the coding sequence GTGTTAAATCCCGGCCGACCTGTGCAGAATCCGGCCGAACCGGCGGAAGTCTTCGTCAACGACGCGCCGTCATCCGTTCCCGGCAAGCCTCCTGTCAAACCGGATAGCCCGATCTCCTTTCGCTGGCAGGTGTTGCGTCTGGGATGCCTGGTCGCGGCGGCAGAGCTTGTCGCACATGGAGCCCTCCTGATCTTCGGCCTGCCCGTGGCGGGATGGTGGATCAGCCTGCTCGATGCCGCGATTCTGGCGGCACTTTCAGGCCCGCTGCTGGCTCAAGCTCTGGCGAGACAACCGAGCCATTCTGCGGGTCGAGCACTCAACTTTCGCGTGCCCGACGACCCGGCGTCCGGGCTCCGCTGGGTCACGCTGACGGGCCTCGGGCTTGTGGTTGCGCTCGGCATCGCGATGTCCATTTCCGAGCAGAAGGCTGCGGATTCGACAGCGTCCTACGGACAGCTCATCAATCTGACAGGTCGGCAGCGAATGCTGAGCCAGCGGACGGCCCGTTTTGCCGCGAGCCCATCGTTGCAGACTTCCGCCGACGTCGATCGCCGAATCCAGAATCTCTTTGCGACGCTGAAGGATCTCCGCGAGAACTTTGATCTGCTTGCGAGACTGGTTCACGTGGAGACCGTTGAGAATTCAGCGCAGATTCGCCGGACGCTGCGGTTACTGCCGGCAATGAACGAACAATACGACAACCTCGTGGGCGAGATCCGTGCGTATCTGGACGCAGAGTTCGATCCCGAACGGACTGCCGAGTCGGCTGCGCTGGTTCAAGCGGCCGACGCCTACCTGACGACCAGCCATGAAATGGTCCTCTCGCTTCAGAGCGACTTTGAGGAGTTCCTTGCGAAAGAGAATCGACGTCGACTGGCGATGGGGTTCCTCATGCTGGGGACCATTTCGGCCATCTACCTCCTGCTGATCGATCCTGCGATTCGGCACCTGCGAACTCAGCATCGCGCGGTGCACGCGAGAGCTGCAGAGCTGCACCGTCTGGCTCTCGTGGCGCAAATGACGACGGACGCCGTCTTGATTGCGGATGACAGTACGCGGATCGTGTGGGCAAATGCGGGCTGGTTGCGGATCAGCGGCACAGACATTCTGGAGATCGAAGAACTGCCGCTGCTGGATGTCCTGAGCAGTCACCAGGGCGATCCTGCAGGGCTGTCAGGAATCCGCGGGGCGATCGAGCGGGGTACAGGCGGCCGGAGTGAGCTGCGGATGCAATCGGCCGCAGGAGAAGTACACTGGGTCGAGGCCGAGATTCAGCCGCTCCACGGGCCAGGAGGATCTCTCAGCGGCTTCATCGTCATGCTGAGCGATATTACCCGCCTGAAATCGAATCGGACCCAGCTCATCGAGCAGGTTCGACAGCTTGAAGAGTCCGAGGAATCGGCCAACCTGGGACATTGGTCGTGGGAGATCCCGACCGGGAAGATGTTCTGGTCCCGCCAGGTCTACCGGATTCACGGGCGGGACGAATCGAACGGGCCGCCGGACAACTCAGACGTGTATGCGCTTTATGACGACGATTCCTCGGTGCGACTTCGCGAAGCCGTGGACCGGGCGCTCGCCAGCGGTCAAGACTACGATCTGACCCTGAAGACCAGTGATTTGGGCGAACGCTATCTCGGCGTCCGCGGGCATGCCCGCCGGGATGCCGAAGGGCGAATCTGCGGACTGCACGGGACGGTTCGCGACGTGACGGTGCAGGTGCAGGCCGATCGTGCGCGGGCCGAGAGTGAAGAACGATACCGCCAACTCGCCGACAGCATACCGACGATGACCTGGCTGTCGGGGCCCGACAAAGGCTGCACGGATTTCAACAGCGCGTGGCTGCTGTTCCGCGGCCGACCCATGAAAGAGGAACTGGGAGACGGGTGGGCGGAAGGGCTCCATCCTGAGGACAGGGATCGGTGTCTGACCACTTACCGGTCGGCCTTCGACTCCCGGCTGCCGTATGCCGCGACGTACCGCCTGCGGCGACACGACGGTCTGTATCGCTGGATAGAAGCCCGCGGCGTGGCCCGCTATTCCGCATCGGGAGAGTTTCTGGGCTACGCGGGCGGCTGCGTCGACATCACGGCTCTCAAAGAATCCCAGCAGCAACTGAGGGAGAGCGAGCAACTTCTGGAACAGACCGGAGAAGCGGCGGGCGTCGGGGGCTGGGAACTGGATCTGGCGACTCAAGAGGTTCACTGGACCGCTCAGACCTGCCGGATTCACGAAGTCCCGGTCGGGTATCGCCCGATGCTGGACGAAGCGATTTCGTTCTATGCTCCTGCGGCTCGGCCGATCATTCGGAACGCAGTCGAACAGGCGATTGCTTCGGGCGAATCGTGGGATCTTGAGTTGCCGCTCGTGACTGCCACCGGGCGACCGATCTGGGTTCGGGCCGTCGGTCAGGTCGAGTTCGTCGATGGTCGGCCCGTGCGACTGTACGGAGCGTTTCAGGACATTACTCGACGAAAAACGGCCGAGTCCGAGGCGGTCCGTTCGTCAGCGCTGATCCAAGGAGTGCTGGACGCCGCCGCCGAGTTTTCGATCATTGCCGTGGATCCCCAGGGACTGATTACAATCTTCAACCGGGGAGCTGAACGACTGCTCGGGTACAGCGCCCAGGAGATGATCGGAGTTCATACTCCGGACATCATTCATGTCAGAGAAGAAGCGGAAGCGCGTGGCGAGGAACTCTCGCGGGAGCTGGGCATCTCCGTCGAAGGATTTCGCATCTTCGTCGAGATGGCGGAACGAACCGGCAGCGAACAGCGAGAATGGACTTACGTTCGCAAGGATGGTTCTCGATTTCCAGTCTCGCTGACGGTCAACGTCGTCCTCACCAGTCTGGGGGAAGTCGTCGGGTATCTGGGAATCGCTCAGGACATCAGCGCCCGGAAGCAGGCCGAGGAACTGCAGGGGGCCGCCAACCGGCGACTCGAGGAGGCTAACCGGCGCGCCGAGGAAATGGCGATCAAGGCGAAGGAATCCAGTCGGCTCAAGAGCGAGTTTCTGGCGAACATGAGCCACGAAATCCGCACGCCGATGACGGCGATCCTCGGATATACCGATCTGCTGGCAGACGAAGTCGATGCGCCGCTGGAACGGGCGGAGCGGCTGGATTACATCACGACGATCCGTCGCAATGGCGAGCATCTGCTGGCGTTGATCAACGACATTCTCGACGTGTCGAAGATCGAAGCCGGCAAGATGACGATCGAACAAGTCCCCGCACAACCATCGCGGCTCCTGGAAGACGTCCGGGAACTGATGCTGGTCAAGGCGCAGGCCAAGGGCATCCGACTCGACGTGCGCTGCCAGGACGGTCTGCCGGCGACAATCATGTCCGATCCGGTGCGTCTGAAGCAGATTCTCGTGAATCTGGTCAGCAACGCGATCAAGTTCACGGAGCTCGGTCGCGTAACCGTGACGGCAGGCTACGATCCCGATGGGCCACACGGCCCGATGATTCGATTCGACGTCGAAGACACGGGGATCGGAATGACGGCCGAGCAGTTGAAGCTGCTGTTCGAAGCCTTTCAACAGGGAGACTCGACGACGACGCGGAGATTCGGCGGCACCGGGCTCGGATTGCGGATCAGCCGACGGCTGGCCGAGCTGCTGAAGGGGGACATCAGCGTCCGCAGTCGGCCCGGCGCAGGCAGCGTCTTCACGGTGCAAATCGCCGCCCGGTTGCCGCGGGAAACGACCGTTCCCGTTCCCGCCGAGCAACCGTCAGTGCATCAGACCTCTTTACCTGTGGCGAAGTGTCGGCCGCAGCCGCTGGCCGGCGTTCGAGTTCTGTTTGCCGAGGATGGCCCGGACAACCAGCGGTTGATTTCGTTTCTGCTGCGGAAGGCCGGCGCCGAGGTCCGGCTGTTCGAGACCGGCCGGTGTGCACTGGAGTCTCTGACCGTCGACGGGAGCGTCGACGGGGCGCTGATGGCGGTCCCGGGCGTCGACCTCATCTTGACAGACATGATGATGCCGGAAATGGATGGCTATGAGCTCACACGGCGATTGCGGGCGAAGGGATGCACCTTGCCGATTGTCGCGCTGACAGCCAACGCCATGGGGGGAGACGGTCAGCGGTGCCTGGCTGCAGGCTGCGATGCCTACGCCAGCAAACCGATCGAGCAGGCAAGTCTGATTGAATTGCTGAATTCGGCCCTGGAGTCACGCGCGGGGAGCGCCACGCTCACCCTCGTGCGCCCCGGAGACTGA